A genomic stretch from Neomonachus schauinslandi chromosome 14, ASM220157v2, whole genome shotgun sequence includes:
- the LOC110582297 gene encoding zinc finger protein 605 isoform X1, which produces MTLFQISFEDVAVGFTSEEWQLLNPSQKSLYREVMLENYSNLVFLGYQIIKPDAIFKLEHEEPWIIDEEVLNQNFSEVWLDNSLKMWHQDNQDKLRSVERGHEYDVFRKIFHSSINFVHLGMRPHKCATGEKSLKHPFEFLIPKNNHGRKKLDELNKKYLLYVKADRTHGEMPYCDCSKCRKASRTGSWPIANRRTHTGVHLCMECGSIFSKKSQLIIHQRTHTGEKPYGCSECGKAFSQKSLLTIHQRTHSGEKPYGCGECQKAFSRKSLLILHQRTHTGEKPYGCSECGKAFSRKSQLKRHQRTHTVEKPYGCSDCGKAFSQKLKLITHQRTHTGEKPYKCSDCGKAFFWKSQLITHQRTHTGKKPYACNECTKAFSRNSLLIRHQRIHTGEKPYECSECGEAFIRKPQLIKHQLTHTGEKNYQCADCEEAFFKKSELIRHQKTHLGEKPYGCVECGKTFFGKSQLLTHQRTHTGEKPYECSECGKAFTQKSSLISHQRTHTGEKPYECTECGKTFSEKSSLIHHQRTHTGEKPFECSECRKAFAWKPQLLRHQRIHTGEKPYECSECGKAFVQKVQLIKHQRNHTGEKTYGCSDCAKAFFEKAQLVIHQRIHTGERPYKCGECGKSFTRKSHLMRHQRIHTGDKYYGCSECGTAFGRKSQLMIHQRTHVL; this is translated from the exons ATGACGCTTTTCCAGATCTCCTTTGAGGATGTGGCTGTGGGCTTCACGTCGGAGGAGTGGCAGCTACTCAACCCTTCTCAGAAGAGCTTGTACAGAGAGGTGATGTTGGAGAACTACAGCAATCTAGTTTTCTTGG GTTatcaaattatcaaacctgatgCGATTTTCAAGCTGGAGCACGAAGAGCCGTGGATAATAGACGAAGAAGTTCTAAATCAGAACTTTTCAG aaGTCTGGCTAGATAACAGTCTCAAAATGTGGCACCAGGATAATCAAGACAAGCTTAGAAGTGTGGAGAGAGGCCATGAATATGAtgtttttaggaaaatatttcattcaagCATTAACTTTGTTCATTTAGGAATGAGACCCCATAAATGTGCCACAGGTGAAAAAAGTCTGAAACATCCTTTTGAGTTTCTTATTCCAAAAAATAACCATGGAAGAAAGAAACTTGATGAGCtcaataagaaatatttattgtatgtcaaAGCTGATAGAACCCATGGTGAAATGCCATACTGTGATTGCAGTAAATGTAGGAAGGCTAGCAGGACAGGGTCGTGGCCCATTGCAAACCGTAGAACGCACACAGGAGTCCATTTATGCATGGAGTGCGGCAGCATTTTCAGTAAGAAGTCACAGCTCATCATACACCAGCGGACGCACACGGGAGAGAAGCCCTATGGATGCAGCGAATGCGGGAAAGCCTTCTCCCAGAAGTCACTGCTCACTATTCATCAAAGGACTCATtcaggagaaaaaccatatggaTGTGGTGAATGTCAGAAAGCTTTCAGTAGGAAGTCCCTGCTCATTTTACACCAGAGGACGCACACGGGAGAGAAGCCCTATGGATGCAgtgagtgtgggaaagccttcagcaGGAAGTCACAGCTCAAGAGACATCAGAGAACCCACACAGTCGAGAAGCCCTACGGCTGCAGTGACTGTGGGAAAGCCTTCTCCCAGAAGTTAAAGCTCATTACCCATCAGAGAAcccacacaggagagaagccctATAAGTGTAGTGATTGTGGGAAAGCCTTCTTCTGGAAGTCACAGCTGATTACTCATCAGAGGACTCACACGGGGAAGAAACCATACGCATGTAACGAGTGCACAAAAGCCTTCAGCAGGAACTCGCTGCTCATCAGACATCAGAGGATCCACACAGGGGAGAAACCCTATGAGTGCAGTGAGTGTGGGGAAGCCTTCATCAGAAAGCCACAGCTTATCAAGCATCAACTAACTCACACGGGAGAGAAGAACTACCAGTGTGCTGATTGTGAAGAAGCATTCTTTAAGAAGTCAGAGTTAATCAGACATCAGAAGACTCACTTAGGGGAGAAACCCTACGGATGTGTTGAATGTGGAAAAACCTTCTTTGGGAAGTCACAGCTCCTAACGCATCAGAgaactcacactggagagaaaccgtATGAATGCAGTGAGTGTGGAAAGGCCTTCACCCAGAAGTCAAGCCTGATTTCACACCAGAGGacacacacaggggagaagcCCTATGAGTGCACGGAGTGTGGGAAGACCTTCAGTGAGAAGTCAAGCCTCATTCATCACCAGAGAAcccatactggagagaaacccttcGAATGTAGTGAGTGTAGGAAAGCTTTTGCCTGGAAGCCACAGCTTCTTAGACATCAAAGAATTCATACAggggagaaaccctatgaatgcagtgagtgtgggaaggcctttgTTCAGAAAGTGCAGCTCATTAAGCATCAGAGAAAtcacacaggagagaaaaccTATGGATGCAGTGATTGTGCAAAAGCCTTCTTTGAGAAGGCACAGCTCGTTatccatcagagaattcacacggGAGAGAGACCCTATAAATGTGGTGAATGTGGGAAGTCTTTCACTAGAAAGTCTCACCTTATGAggcatcagagaattcacacaggagaTAAATACTATGGGTGCAGTGAGTGTGGGACTGCTTTCGGCAGGAAGTCGCAGCTCATGATTCATCAGAGGACTCACGTCCTCTAG
- the LOC110582297 gene encoding zinc finger protein 605 isoform X2, with product MTLFQISFEDVAVGFTSEEWQLLNPSQKSLYREVMLENYSNLVFLEVWLDNSLKMWHQDNQDKLRSVERGHEYDVFRKIFHSSINFVHLGMRPHKCATGEKSLKHPFEFLIPKNNHGRKKLDELNKKYLLYVKADRTHGEMPYCDCSKCRKASRTGSWPIANRRTHTGVHLCMECGSIFSKKSQLIIHQRTHTGEKPYGCSECGKAFSQKSLLTIHQRTHSGEKPYGCGECQKAFSRKSLLILHQRTHTGEKPYGCSECGKAFSRKSQLKRHQRTHTVEKPYGCSDCGKAFSQKLKLITHQRTHTGEKPYKCSDCGKAFFWKSQLITHQRTHTGKKPYACNECTKAFSRNSLLIRHQRIHTGEKPYECSECGEAFIRKPQLIKHQLTHTGEKNYQCADCEEAFFKKSELIRHQKTHLGEKPYGCVECGKTFFGKSQLLTHQRTHTGEKPYECSECGKAFTQKSSLISHQRTHTGEKPYECTECGKTFSEKSSLIHHQRTHTGEKPFECSECRKAFAWKPQLLRHQRIHTGEKPYECSECGKAFVQKVQLIKHQRNHTGEKTYGCSDCAKAFFEKAQLVIHQRIHTGERPYKCGECGKSFTRKSHLMRHQRIHTGDKYYGCSECGTAFGRKSQLMIHQRTHVL from the exons ATGACGCTTTTCCAGATCTCCTTTGAGGATGTGGCTGTGGGCTTCACGTCGGAGGAGTGGCAGCTACTCAACCCTTCTCAGAAGAGCTTGTACAGAGAGGTGATGTTGGAGAACTACAGCAATCTAGTTTTCTTGG aaGTCTGGCTAGATAACAGTCTCAAAATGTGGCACCAGGATAATCAAGACAAGCTTAGAAGTGTGGAGAGAGGCCATGAATATGAtgtttttaggaaaatatttcattcaagCATTAACTTTGTTCATTTAGGAATGAGACCCCATAAATGTGCCACAGGTGAAAAAAGTCTGAAACATCCTTTTGAGTTTCTTATTCCAAAAAATAACCATGGAAGAAAGAAACTTGATGAGCtcaataagaaatatttattgtatgtcaaAGCTGATAGAACCCATGGTGAAATGCCATACTGTGATTGCAGTAAATGTAGGAAGGCTAGCAGGACAGGGTCGTGGCCCATTGCAAACCGTAGAACGCACACAGGAGTCCATTTATGCATGGAGTGCGGCAGCATTTTCAGTAAGAAGTCACAGCTCATCATACACCAGCGGACGCACACGGGAGAGAAGCCCTATGGATGCAGCGAATGCGGGAAAGCCTTCTCCCAGAAGTCACTGCTCACTATTCATCAAAGGACTCATtcaggagaaaaaccatatggaTGTGGTGAATGTCAGAAAGCTTTCAGTAGGAAGTCCCTGCTCATTTTACACCAGAGGACGCACACGGGAGAGAAGCCCTATGGATGCAgtgagtgtgggaaagccttcagcaGGAAGTCACAGCTCAAGAGACATCAGAGAACCCACACAGTCGAGAAGCCCTACGGCTGCAGTGACTGTGGGAAAGCCTTCTCCCAGAAGTTAAAGCTCATTACCCATCAGAGAAcccacacaggagagaagccctATAAGTGTAGTGATTGTGGGAAAGCCTTCTTCTGGAAGTCACAGCTGATTACTCATCAGAGGACTCACACGGGGAAGAAACCATACGCATGTAACGAGTGCACAAAAGCCTTCAGCAGGAACTCGCTGCTCATCAGACATCAGAGGATCCACACAGGGGAGAAACCCTATGAGTGCAGTGAGTGTGGGGAAGCCTTCATCAGAAAGCCACAGCTTATCAAGCATCAACTAACTCACACGGGAGAGAAGAACTACCAGTGTGCTGATTGTGAAGAAGCATTCTTTAAGAAGTCAGAGTTAATCAGACATCAGAAGACTCACTTAGGGGAGAAACCCTACGGATGTGTTGAATGTGGAAAAACCTTCTTTGGGAAGTCACAGCTCCTAACGCATCAGAgaactcacactggagagaaaccgtATGAATGCAGTGAGTGTGGAAAGGCCTTCACCCAGAAGTCAAGCCTGATTTCACACCAGAGGacacacacaggggagaagcCCTATGAGTGCACGGAGTGTGGGAAGACCTTCAGTGAGAAGTCAAGCCTCATTCATCACCAGAGAAcccatactggagagaaacccttcGAATGTAGTGAGTGTAGGAAAGCTTTTGCCTGGAAGCCACAGCTTCTTAGACATCAAAGAATTCATACAggggagaaaccctatgaatgcagtgagtgtgggaaggcctttgTTCAGAAAGTGCAGCTCATTAAGCATCAGAGAAAtcacacaggagagaaaaccTATGGATGCAGTGATTGTGCAAAAGCCTTCTTTGAGAAGGCACAGCTCGTTatccatcagagaattcacacggGAGAGAGACCCTATAAATGTGGTGAATGTGGGAAGTCTTTCACTAGAAAGTCTCACCTTATGAggcatcagagaattcacacaggagaTAAATACTATGGGTGCAGTGAGTGTGGGACTGCTTTCGGCAGGAAGTCGCAGCTCATGATTCATCAGAGGACTCACGTCCTCTAG